One stretch of Candidatus Neomarinimicrobiota bacterium DNA includes these proteins:
- a CDS encoding type III pantothenate kinase, with translation MILTVDIGNTHTTMGLFSDHKLEYDWRTTSGPPKTSDEYGVLVNQFLANAGSDSGDLKGVIISSVVPPLTDVFSHMSDKYLNQTALIVSNELEVGVPLSIDSPEQLGADRICNAVAGIRKYKLPLVVVDFGTATTFDVISSQGEYVGGVIAPGVETSANDLFARAAKLPRIDFRFPEKIIGKNSVNSMQSGIMRGAVAVVDYMVTAIEEELGESVETVSTGGFAHLITPYCEKVDKINTHLTLEGLNYIWHIVNEKTDGED, from the coding sequence ATGATATTGACCGTTGATATCGGGAATACCCATACAACTATGGGGTTATTCAGCGACCATAAACTCGAATATGATTGGCGGACAACAAGCGGTCCGCCTAAAACCTCTGACGAATATGGCGTTCTTGTCAACCAGTTCTTAGCGAATGCCGGCTCAGATTCCGGTGACCTGAAAGGCGTTATAATTTCATCAGTCGTCCCTCCGCTCACTGACGTATTTTCCCACATGTCGGATAAGTATCTGAATCAAACTGCTTTGATAGTCTCAAATGAGCTGGAGGTCGGTGTGCCATTATCGATTGATAGTCCCGAACAGCTCGGCGCTGACAGAATTTGTAACGCGGTAGCGGGAATACGGAAGTATAAACTACCGCTTGTTGTTGTTGACTTCGGGACTGCGACGACCTTTGACGTCATTTCATCTCAAGGAGAATACGTCGGAGGTGTAATTGCTCCGGGGGTGGAAACGTCGGCAAACGATCTGTTTGCGAGAGCTGCTAAATTACCGAGAATTGATTTTCGTTTTCCTGAAAAGATTATCGGAAAGAACAGCGTCAATTCGATGCAGTCGGGGATAATGCGGGGAGCGGTAGCCGTCGTAGACTATATGGTAACGGCGATTGAGGAAGAGTTGGGAGAATCTGTCGAAACGGTTTCCACAGGAGGATTCGCACATTTGATTACCCCCTATTGCGAAAAAGTTGATAAGATAAATACACATCTCACGCTCGAGGGTCTGAATTATATCTGGCATATCGTTAACGAAAAGACTGATGGAGAGGACTGA